The Streptomyces avermitilis MA-4680 = NBRC 14893 genome contains a region encoding:
- a CDS encoding non-ribosomal peptide synthetase: MSTGEMEKPVLSGTDADALRAELLRRRLAGRRTGATRRPDIPRADRDGPLPLSYGQQQMWFLSRLEPDSPEYLVPLVLRLRGALDTEALDKAWHQLLERHEILRTRYALDGDEPVQIIDAPRPLPLDRSGAADDDAVRALVEADLARPFDLGRDWPVRARLIRLADDEHVLAVVFHHIACDAWSTGVFGQELSALYTGSAPAPLTVQYADYAAWQRAELTGEVVERHLDHWKGRLADLAPLELPTDRPRPAVRDGAGSAVAFDVPAPLGTRLRELAAAHDSTPFMLFLAAYQSLLARHTGRADIAVGTVVSGRGRPELQRLIGYGINTLVMRGDLSGDPAFTDLLARTRATVLDAYDHQDVAFAQVVDALGPERDLSRTPLFQVAFTMHGDRSSAFAFPGVEVAPFEGAGRVAKFDLDLQIRERADGSFGGHLEYATSLFDRATVERFAGHLLRLLTGIAATPGARLSAYEIVGEREKAVLLGAPEAVEPVTRRVHEVFEEQVARTPEGVAVSFEGTDLTYAELNARANRIAHALIAKGVGPETLVGLSLERGIELIPALLGILKSGAAYLPLDPANPADRIAYIVGDAQAPVVVTTAEHAHLFDVELLLLDTDAPDLAARPDSDPGVPGSPENLIYTIYTSGSTGRPKGVALTHTNVVRLLERGNEHYAFTDTDVWPLFHSYAFDVSVWEMWGALLHGGRLIVVPYDVTRSPEEFLDLLVRERVTVLNQTPSAFRSLVAADAELSLRAVVFAGEKLEISELRPWADRFGLDRIALVNMYGITETTVHTTYHRLTERDLDPRAGNAVGHPLADLRVYLLDADRQLVPVGVPGEIHVGGPGVARGYLNRPELTAERFVPDPYGPAGSRLYKSGDLARRLPDGSLEFLGRIDDQVKIRGFRIELGEIETALAAHPQVRDAVVLVREDTPGDKRLVAYTTPAADQAPAPGDLRSHLAARLPEYMVPAAFVALDALPLTTNGKLDKRALPAPGQDALGAAGHVAPRTVAEERIAEVWADVLGLDRVGVEDGFFELGGHSIRAVTLVGRLRAIGYDLAVRDVFEYRTVARVAELVTGRPAPEDADRRTEPFSLLTAEDAARLPDGLADAYPLSQVQLGMVVEMLTDDGKHPYHNVTSFRIRDERPFSLDALRAAAAAVVARHEALRTSVDLTGYSVPLQLVHTTAEMPVGARDLTSLTEEELLSSLREFTAKERSELFDLATPPLLRLHAHMAGDGSWWITNTECHAILDGWSHHSLLMEVLEEYGRVRDGGQPSEAPVPGVRFADFVAAELDVLDSAGTRAYWQSVVDGYARLTVPAPWRGDPDDTGAPYRVPVPFHDLEDRLRALATKAGASLKSVLHAAHLKTLSMLTEEDRFFSGLVCNARPEVLGADRVYGMHLNTLPFAYDRTAATWRDLAAAVFAREIELWPHRTYPMPVIQRELAGGERLIDMRFSYHDFDQVDRAQVDYLASIDDSPTEFPLGVSARVGHLVLTASPKALSRAGTDRLAAMLRGVLEAMAADPEGDAQASFLPAGERERQLVEWNDTAYEAETASVLRRFEEQAARTPDAVAVGHQDGTLSYGELDVRANQLAHHLRGLGVGAESRVLVRLDRGPDLLTALLAVWKAGGAYVPVDPSYPADRVTAMRELSGAPVTLTEIPVRALISLPTGAPARTDDLDRLAYVIFTSGSTGTPKGVEVTHRGLANHVAWAARELASQGDGGAPLFSSVAFDLVVPNLWAPLVTGQAVHTVSQDVDMADLGEHLVASGPYSFIKLTPGHLDVLAQQLAPEQAAALAPVLVVAGEAFTRATLERWRALAPDTRLINEYGPTEASVGTTVHEVPRDAETDVLPIGRPLPNMRVYVLDPALQPVPVGVTGELYVGGTGIARGYAGRPDLTAERFLPDPYGTEPGARVYRTGDLVRQRPDGNVEFLGRVDDQVKIRGYRVELGEIQAVLTAHPGIRDAFVTTVDGELAGYYAPAGAEGVREHLADRLPDYMVPATLTALDALPLNANGKIDRKALPAPDAAAADDDGYVAPRTDTEERIAAVWAQVLGLERVGVEDGFFEIGGHSIRAVALVGALRSAGFDIGVRDVFEHRTVAALGEHLTGRPARTEVDTPVARFALVPAEDRARLPEDAVDAYPLTQVQLGMVLEMLADDTKHAYHNVSSFRITEAAPFSADALRGAAAVVAGRHEMLRTSFHLDGFSQPLQVVRAHAAIPVAVHDLTALDEAGRRRAVEEFIARERADLFDLERAPLLRMTAHVEEDGAWRLGLTVCHAITEGWSHRALLMELLDEYRRLRDGGQPSEAPAPAVRYADFVATEVRSLESEHDRAYWRDVTGGFARFALPAAWAGDRSAPRETFRVAVELRPFEQGLRALAARARVSLKSVLLAAHLKALSVLTEEDRFHSGLVFSARPEAPGADRVYGMYLNTLPFAFDADRDRTWEELVREVFAHEAGMWEYRRYPMPAIQRDAGVERLLDVRFSYQDFDHVDTERVDVGDSSGEGATEFSLAVSAVSGYLLMTTHTHALSRANADRLTALYAGVLTAMTQDPAGDARAVPLPADELRRQLVEWNDTAYEAETASVLRRFEEQAARTPRAPAVTLGERTLTYAELDEHANRLAHALRARGVGAESRVAVQLDRGPVLIAALLAVWKAGGAYVPVDPSYPAERVASIVGTSGAAVAVTSAAYADRFGAVSLLLDDEDVSALPSAAPARADDLDQLAYVIFTSGSTGRPKGVEVPHRGLAGHVGWAARELASRGTGGAPLFSSVAFDLIVPNLWAPLVTGQRVFAVPQDTEPAELGHRLLAGAPYSFVKLTPGHLDLLAEQLTTEQAQELAEVMVVAGEALPGATADRSLDILGPGRLINEYGPTEASVGTTVFPVLAPVGRDVVPIGRPLPNMRVYVLDSALQPVPVGVTGELYVGGTGVARGYAGRPDLTAERFLPDPYAAEPGARLYRTGDLVRHLPDGNVEFLGRVDDQVKIRGYRVELGEVQAVLAEHPAVRDAFVTVHEPVPGDRRLVGYWTPAAGAGARPEELAAHCAVRLPDYMVPSAFVALEALPLNANGKVDRGVLPVPGRGALRSGTAHVPPRTPTEKALGAIWSEVLGVEEIGVHDRFFDLGGHSLLMIKVLAAARAAGLAVSVYRMYQHDTLIDLAAAVDEDTAAGARAGGSQSADAESATSGAAAETQASAGTAPASSAEAGGSPAEAAGSAVGAVSAGGARASGAAGSSGEAVAPAAVAAGSSGEAVVFTAAAAAPGVPTPAPGVDAAAPTVAVSAELLAALLEQAAGGDPGRAGSGVVPEAAALLGAARREAPGVRGEDRDPLAEGLTAAMAERHVPGVALAVIRDGAVAELRGHGTLEAGGSDPVTERTLFQVGSISKHLTAFAVLRLVHEGLIDLDADIDGYLTSWHLADDPAAPGTVTVRTLLGHRAGLARHRSVGFRPGEQLPTLLDLLEGRPPVTTPRVRRELPPGEVFRKSSTHYWVLQQVLEDVTGEPFETLMRRLVLDPLGLADTSFDQEHPRTAGLPVALGHDAHGTPLSGGWRERAHLAAAGLWTTAGDAARFVLAVRDALLGAPGALVPQALARELLAGETGTFYGLGTIVDDTGDDLEFGHGGEPSGYWNMAISRMHGGTGFVALTNADSGKAVVKYLTAELGRRDATFGSGRLAADWRREDPAGALPAVLAPVVTDEERA, from the coding sequence ATGAGCACCGGGGAAATGGAGAAGCCCGTCCTCTCGGGCACTGATGCCGACGCGCTCCGCGCCGAACTGCTGCGCCGCCGTCTCGCGGGCCGGCGCACCGGCGCCACCCGCCGCCCGGACATCCCCCGCGCCGACCGGGACGGCCCGCTGCCGCTGTCGTACGGCCAGCAGCAGATGTGGTTCCTCAGCCGCCTGGAGCCGGACAGCCCCGAATACCTGGTCCCGCTGGTGCTGCGGCTGCGCGGCGCCCTCGACACCGAGGCCCTCGACAAGGCCTGGCACCAACTGCTGGAGCGGCACGAGATCCTGCGCACCCGCTACGCCCTGGACGGCGACGAGCCCGTCCAGATCATCGACGCGCCGCGCCCCCTGCCCCTGGACCGGTCCGGGGCCGCGGACGACGACGCGGTCCGCGCCCTGGTCGAGGCGGACCTGGCCCGCCCGTTCGACCTCGGCCGCGACTGGCCGGTGCGGGCGCGCCTGATCCGGCTCGCCGACGACGAGCACGTCCTCGCGGTGGTCTTCCACCACATCGCCTGCGACGCCTGGTCCACCGGCGTCTTCGGACAGGAACTCAGCGCCCTGTACACGGGCTCGGCCCCGGCCCCGCTCACCGTGCAGTACGCGGACTACGCCGCCTGGCAGCGCGCCGAGCTGACCGGCGAGGTCGTCGAACGTCACCTCGACCACTGGAAGGGCCGGCTGGCGGACCTCGCGCCGCTCGAACTGCCCACCGACCGGCCGCGCCCCGCCGTGCGCGACGGCGCCGGTTCCGCCGTCGCCTTCGACGTGCCCGCCCCGCTGGGCACCCGGCTGCGCGAGCTGGCCGCCGCGCACGACAGCACCCCGTTCATGCTGTTCCTCGCCGCCTACCAGAGCCTGCTGGCCCGCCACACCGGCCGCGCGGACATCGCCGTCGGCACCGTGGTCTCCGGCCGCGGCCGCCCCGAGCTGCAACGGCTCATCGGCTACGGCATCAACACCCTGGTGATGCGCGGCGACCTCTCCGGCGACCCCGCCTTCACCGACCTGCTGGCCCGCACCAGGGCCACGGTCCTGGACGCCTACGACCACCAGGACGTCGCCTTCGCCCAGGTCGTCGACGCCCTCGGCCCCGAGCGCGACCTCTCCCGCACCCCGCTGTTCCAGGTCGCGTTCACGATGCACGGCGACCGCAGCTCCGCGTTCGCGTTCCCCGGCGTCGAGGTGGCGCCGTTCGAGGGCGCGGGCCGGGTCGCCAAGTTCGACCTGGACCTCCAGATACGTGAGCGGGCGGACGGCTCGTTCGGCGGGCACCTGGAGTACGCCACCTCGCTGTTCGACCGGGCGACGGTCGAGCGGTTCGCCGGCCATCTGCTGCGCCTGCTCACGGGGATCGCCGCCACGCCCGGGGCGCGCCTGTCCGCGTACGAGATCGTGGGCGAGCGGGAGAAGGCCGTCCTGCTCGGCGCCCCCGAGGCCGTGGAGCCCGTGACGCGCCGCGTGCACGAGGTGTTCGAGGAGCAGGTGGCGCGGACCCCCGAGGGGGTCGCGGTCTCCTTCGAGGGGACGGATCTGACGTACGCGGAGCTGAACGCCCGCGCCAACCGGATCGCCCACGCCCTGATCGCGAAGGGGGTCGGCCCGGAGACGCTCGTCGGGCTGAGCCTGGAGCGCGGCATCGAACTGATCCCGGCCCTGCTCGGCATCCTCAAGTCGGGTGCCGCGTATCTGCCGCTGGACCCGGCGAACCCGGCCGACCGGATCGCGTACATCGTCGGGGACGCACAGGCCCCGGTGGTGGTGACCACCGCCGAGCACGCGCATCTGTTCGACGTGGAGCTGCTGCTCCTCGACACGGACGCGCCGGACCTGGCCGCGCGGCCGGACTCCGACCCGGGCGTGCCCGGCAGCCCCGAGAACCTGATCTACACGATCTACACCTCCGGCTCGACGGGCCGGCCGAAGGGCGTCGCCCTCACCCACACCAACGTCGTACGCCTCCTGGAGCGCGGCAACGAGCACTACGCCTTCACCGACACCGACGTCTGGCCCCTCTTCCACAGCTACGCCTTCGACGTCTCCGTCTGGGAGATGTGGGGTGCCCTGCTGCACGGCGGCCGGCTGATCGTCGTCCCCTACGACGTCACCCGCTCCCCGGAGGAGTTCCTCGACCTGCTGGTGCGCGAGCGCGTCACCGTGCTCAACCAGACGCCCTCCGCCTTCCGTTCGCTGGTCGCCGCGGACGCCGAACTGTCGCTGCGCGCGGTGGTCTTCGCGGGCGAGAAGCTGGAGATCTCCGAACTGCGCCCCTGGGCCGACCGGTTCGGGCTCGACCGGATCGCGCTCGTCAACATGTACGGGATCACCGAGACCACCGTCCACACCACCTACCACCGGCTGACCGAGCGGGACCTGGACCCGCGGGCGGGCAACGCGGTCGGCCATCCGCTGGCCGACCTGCGGGTGTACCTCCTGGACGCGGACCGACAGCTGGTCCCGGTCGGCGTGCCCGGTGAGATCCACGTCGGCGGCCCCGGCGTGGCACGCGGCTACCTCAACCGGCCGGAGCTGACGGCCGAGCGGTTCGTCCCGGACCCGTACGGTCCGGCGGGCTCGCGTCTCTACAAGAGCGGCGACCTCGCGCGCCGGCTGCCCGACGGCAGCCTGGAGTTCCTGGGCCGGATCGACGACCAGGTCAAGATCCGCGGCTTCCGGATCGAGCTGGGCGAGATCGAGACCGCGCTGGCCGCGCATCCGCAGGTCCGTGACGCCGTCGTCCTGGTCCGCGAGGACACCCCCGGCGACAAGCGCCTCGTCGCCTACACGACGCCGGCCGCCGACCAGGCCCCGGCCCCCGGCGACCTGCGCTCCCACCTGGCGGCCCGGCTGCCCGAGTACATGGTCCCGGCCGCGTTCGTCGCCCTCGACGCGCTGCCCCTGACCACCAACGGCAAGCTCGACAAGCGCGCCCTGCCCGCCCCCGGCCAGGACGCCCTCGGCGCCGCCGGCCACGTCGCCCCGCGCACCGTCGCCGAGGAGCGGATCGCCGAGGTGTGGGCCGACGTCCTCGGCCTCGACCGGGTCGGTGTCGAGGACGGCTTCTTCGAGCTCGGCGGTCACTCCATCCGCGCCGTCACCCTGGTGGGCCGGCTCCGCGCGATCGGCTACGACCTCGCCGTGCGCGACGTCTTCGAGTACCGCACGGTCGCCCGCGTCGCCGAACTGGTCACCGGGCGCCCGGCACCGGAGGACGCCGACCGCAGGACCGAGCCGTTCTCCCTGCTCACCGCCGAGGACGCGGCCCGGCTGCCCGACGGGCTCGCCGACGCCTACCCGCTGTCCCAGGTGCAGCTCGGCATGGTCGTCGAGATGCTCACGGACGACGGCAAGCACCCGTACCACAACGTCACCTCGTTCCGTATCCGCGACGAGCGGCCCTTCTCGCTCGACGCCCTGCGCGCCGCCGCCGCGGCCGTCGTCGCCCGCCACGAGGCGCTGCGCACCTCCGTCGACCTCACCGGCTACTCCGTGCCCCTGCAACTGGTCCACACCACGGCCGAGATGCCGGTCGGTGCCCGCGACCTGACCTCCCTCACCGAGGAGGAACTCCTTTCCTCCCTGCGGGAGTTCACGGCCAAGGAGCGCTCCGAGCTGTTCGACCTGGCGACCCCGCCCCTGCTGCGCCTGCACGCACACATGGCGGGCGACGGCAGCTGGTGGATCACCAACACCGAGTGCCACGCGATCCTCGACGGCTGGAGCCACCACTCCCTGCTGATGGAGGTCCTGGAGGAGTACGGCCGCGTCCGCGACGGCGGACAGCCGTCCGAGGCCCCCGTGCCGGGCGTCCGCTTCGCCGACTTCGTCGCCGCCGAGCTGGACGTGCTCGACTCCGCCGGGACCCGCGCCTACTGGCAGTCGGTCGTCGACGGCTACGCCCGGCTCACCGTGCCGGCCCCCTGGCGCGGCGACCCGGACGACACCGGCGCCCCGTACCGGGTGCCCGTGCCCTTCCACGACCTGGAGGACCGGCTGCGCGCCCTGGCCACGAAGGCGGGCGCCTCCCTCAAGAGCGTCCTGCACGCGGCCCACCTGAAGACGCTGAGCATGCTCACCGAGGAGGACCGCTTCTTCAGCGGTCTGGTGTGCAACGCCCGGCCCGAGGTGCTCGGCGCCGACCGCGTCTACGGCATGCACCTGAACACGCTGCCGTTCGCGTACGACCGCACGGCCGCCACCTGGCGCGACCTGGCCGCCGCCGTGTTCGCCCGGGAGATCGAGCTGTGGCCCCACCGCACCTATCCCATGCCGGTCATCCAGCGTGAACTCGCGGGCGGCGAGCGGCTGATCGACATGCGGTTCAGCTATCACGACTTCGACCAGGTCGACCGCGCCCAGGTCGACTACCTGGCCAGCATCGACGACAGCCCCACCGAGTTCCCGCTCGGCGTCTCGGCCCGCGTCGGCCACCTCGTCCTCACCGCGTCCCCGAAGGCCCTGAGCCGCGCCGGCACGGACCGCCTCGCGGCCATGCTGCGCGGCGTCCTGGAGGCGATGGCGGCGGACCCGGAGGGCGACGCGCAGGCGTCGTTCCTGCCGGCGGGGGAGCGGGAGCGGCAGCTCGTCGAGTGGAACGACACGGCGTACGAGGCCGAGACCGCCTCCGTGCTCCGGCGCTTCGAGGAGCAGGCGGCCCGCACCCCGGACGCGGTGGCCGTCGGTCACCAGGACGGCACGCTCTCGTACGGCGAACTCGACGTGCGCGCCAACCAGTTGGCGCACCATCTGCGAGGCCTGGGCGTCGGTGCCGAGTCGCGGGTCCTGGTCCGGCTCGACCGGGGCCCGGACCTGCTGACGGCGCTGCTCGCGGTGTGGAAGGCCGGGGGCGCCTACGTCCCGGTCGACCCCTCCTACCCGGCCGACCGCGTCACCGCCATGCGGGAGCTGTCCGGCGCCCCCGTGACCCTCACGGAGATCCCGGTGCGGGCCCTGATCAGCCTGCCCACCGGCGCTCCCGCCAGGACCGACGACCTGGACCGGCTCGCGTACGTCATCTTCACCTCGGGTTCGACCGGCACCCCGAAGGGCGTCGAGGTCACCCACCGGGGACTGGCCAACCATGTCGCCTGGGCGGCGCGGGAACTGGCGTCCCAGGGGGACGGCGGAGCCCCGCTGTTCTCCTCGGTCGCCTTCGACCTGGTCGTCCCGAACCTGTGGGCGCCGCTGGTCACCGGCCAGGCCGTGCACACCGTGAGCCAGGACGTCGACATGGCCGACCTGGGCGAGCACCTCGTCGCATCGGGCCCGTACAGCTTCATCAAGCTCACCCCGGGCCATCTGGACGTGCTCGCCCAGCAGTTGGCACCCGAGCAGGCGGCGGCCCTCGCGCCGGTGCTGGTGGTGGCGGGCGAGGCGTTCACCCGCGCCACCCTGGAGCGCTGGCGCGCGCTCGCCCCGGACACCCGGCTGATCAACGAGTACGGGCCGACCGAGGCATCCGTCGGCACGACGGTCCACGAGGTGCCGCGGGACGCCGAGACCGACGTACTGCCCATCGGGCGCCCGCTGCCCAACATGCGGGTGTACGTCCTCGACCCGGCGCTCCAGCCGGTCCCGGTCGGGGTCACGGGTGAGCTGTACGTCGGCGGCACGGGCATCGCCCGCGGCTACGCGGGCCGCCCCGACCTGACGGCCGAGCGCTTCCTGCCCGACCCGTACGGCACCGAGCCCGGCGCCCGCGTCTACCGCACCGGCGACCTCGTACGCCAACGCCCGGACGGGAACGTCGAGTTCCTCGGCCGGGTCGACGACCAGGTCAAGATCCGCGGCTACCGCGTCGAACTCGGCGAGATCCAGGCAGTGCTCACCGCCCACCCCGGTATCCGCGACGCCTTCGTGACGACCGTCGACGGCGAACTGGCCGGCTACTACGCGCCCGCCGGCGCGGAAGGGGTCCGCGAGCACCTCGCCGACCGGCTGCCCGACTACATGGTCCCGGCGACCCTGACCGCCCTCGACGCCCTGCCCCTGAACGCCAACGGCAAGATCGACCGCAAGGCGCTGCCCGCACCCGACGCCGCCGCGGCCGACGACGACGGGTACGTCGCCCCGCGCACCGACACCGAGGAGCGCATCGCCGCCGTGTGGGCGCAGGTCCTCGGCCTCGAACGCGTCGGTGTCGAGGACGGCTTCTTCGAGATCGGCGGCCACTCCATCCGCGCCGTCGCCCTCGTCGGGGCACTGCGCTCCGCCGGGTTCGACATCGGCGTACGCGACGTGTTCGAGCACCGCACGGTCGCCGCCCTCGGCGAGCACCTGACCGGGCGCCCCGCCCGGACCGAGGTGGACACCCCCGTGGCGCGGTTCGCGCTGGTGCCGGCCGAGGACCGCGCGCGGCTGCCCGAGGACGCGGTGGACGCCTATCCGCTGACGCAGGTACAGCTCGGCATGGTCCTGGAGATGCTCGCCGACGACACCAAGCACGCCTACCACAACGTGTCCTCGTTCCGGATCACGGAGGCCGCGCCCTTCTCCGCCGACGCGCTGCGCGGCGCCGCCGCCGTGGTCGCCGGCCGCCACGAGATGCTCCGCACCTCCTTCCACCTCGACGGCTTCTCGCAGCCGCTCCAGGTGGTGCGTGCACACGCGGCGATCCCCGTCGCCGTGCACGATCTGACCGCGCTCGACGAGGCGGGGCGGCGGCGCGCCGTCGAGGAGTTCATCGCCCGGGAACGCGCCGACCTGTTCGACCTGGAGCGGGCCCCGCTGCTGCGGATGACCGCACACGTCGAGGAGGACGGCGCCTGGCGCCTCGGCCTCACGGTGTGCCACGCCATCACGGAGGGCTGGAGCCACCGCGCGCTGCTGATGGAGCTGCTCGACGAATACCGGCGGCTGCGCGACGGCGGACAGCCGTCCGAGGCCCCCGCGCCCGCCGTCCGCTACGCGGACTTCGTCGCCACCGAGGTGCGCTCCCTGGAGTCGGAGCACGACCGGGCGTACTGGCGTGACGTCACCGGCGGCTTCGCGCGCTTCGCGCTGCCGGCGGCCTGGGCGGGCGACCGCTCGGCCCCGCGGGAGACCTTCCGGGTCGCGGTGGAGCTGCGCCCCTTCGAGCAGGGGCTGCGCGCCCTGGCCGCGCGGGCCCGGGTCTCCCTCAAGAGCGTGCTGCTCGCGGCGCACCTGAAGGCGCTGAGCGTGCTGACCGAGGAGGACCGCTTCCACTCGGGTCTCGTCTTCAGCGCCCGCCCCGAGGCGCCCGGCGCCGACCGCGTCTACGGCATGTACCTCAACACCCTGCCGTTCGCCTTCGACGCCGACCGCGACCGCACCTGGGAGGAGCTGGTCCGCGAGGTCTTCGCCCACGAGGCGGGCATGTGGGAGTACCGGCGCTACCCGATGCCGGCGATCCAGCGCGACGCCGGGGTGGAGCGGCTGCTCGACGTGCGCTTCAGCTACCAGGACTTCGACCACGTGGACACCGAGCGCGTCGACGTCGGCGACAGCTCGGGCGAGGGCGCCACGGAGTTCTCCCTCGCCGTGTCCGCTGTCTCCGGCTACCTGCTGATGACCACGCACACCCACGCCCTGTCCCGGGCGAACGCCGACCGGCTCACCGCGCTGTACGCGGGCGTGCTCACCGCCATGACACAGGACCCGGCGGGCGACGCCCGGGCCGTGCCGCTGCCGGCGGACGAGCTGCGGCGCCAGCTCGTCGAATGGAACGACACGGCGTACGAGGCCGAGACCGCCTCCGTGCTCCGGCGCTTCGAGGAACAGGCGGCCCGCACCCCGCGGGCGCCCGCCGTGACCCTGGGCGAGCGGACCCTGACCTACGCCGAACTGGACGAGCACGCCAACCGGCTGGCCCACGCGCTGCGGGCGCGCGGTGTCGGCGCCGAGTCCCGGGTGGCGGTCCAGCTGGACCGCGGCCCCGTGCTGATCGCCGCGCTCCTCGCGGTGTGGAAGGCGGGCGGCGCGTACGTGCCCGTCGACCCGTCCTACCCGGCCGAGCGCGTCGCGTCGATCGTCGGGACGTCGGGCGCCGCGGTGGCGGTCACCTCGGCGGCGTACGCGGACCGGTTCGGTGCCGTGTCGCTGCTGCTCGACGACGAGGACGTCAGCGCCCTGCCGTCGGCCGCGCCCGCCCGCGCCGACGACCTCGACCAGCTCGCCTACGTCATCTTCACCTCCGGTTCGACCGGCCGGCCCAAGGGCGTCGAGGTGCCGCACCGCGGCCTCGCGGGCCATGTCGGCTGGGCGGCACGGGAGCTGGCCTCGCGGGGGACGGGCGGCGCGCCCCTGTTCTCCTCGGTCGCCTTCGACCTGATCGTCCCGAACCTGTGGGCGCCGCTGGTCACCGGGCAGCGGGTGTTCGCCGTCCCGCAGGACACCGAACCCGCCGAGCTGGGACACCGGTTGCTGGCCGGCGCCCCGTACAGCTTCGTCAAGCTCACCCCCGGCCACCTCGACCTGCTCGCCGAGCAGCTCACCACCGAACAGGCGCAGGAGCTGGCCGAGGTCATGGTGGTGGCGGGCGAGGCGCTGCCCGGCGCCACGGCCGACCGGTCCCTGGACATCCTCGGTCCGGGCCGCCTCATCAACGAGTACGGCCCGACCGAGGCCTCCGTCGGGACCACGGTCTTCCCCGTCCTCGCGCCGGTCGGGCGCGACGTCGTACCGATCGGGCGTCCGCTGCCCAACATGCGGGTGTACGTGCTGGACTCGGCGCTCCAGCCGGTGCCGGTGGGAGTCACGGGGGAGCTGTACGTCGGCGGCACGGGTGTCGCCCGCGGCTACGCGGGCCGCCCCGACCTGACCGCGGAGCGGTTCCTGCCCGACCCGTACGCGGCCGAGCCCGGCGCCCGGCTGTACCGCACCGGTGACCTCGTACGTCACCTCCCGGACGGGAACGTCGAGTTCCTCGGCCGGGTCGACGACCAGGTCAAGATCCGCGGCTACCGGGTCGAACTCGGCGAGGTGCAGGCGGTGCTCGCCGAACACCCGGCCGTGCGCGACGCGTTCGTCACCGTCCACGAGCCCGTTCCCGGCGACCGGCGTCTGGTCGGCTACTGGACGCCCGCCGCGGGCGCCGGGGCGCGGCCGGAGGAGCTCGCGGCGCACTGCGCGGTGCGGCTGCCCGACTACATGGTGCCGTCGGCGTTCGTGGCCCTGGAGGCGCTGCCCCTGAACGCCAACGGCAAGGTCGACCGGGGGGTCCTGCCCGTCCCCGGCCGGGGGGCGCTGCGCAGCGGCACCGCGCATGTGCCGCCGCGCACCCCGACGGAGAAGGCGCTGGGCGCCATCTGGTCCGAGGTCCTCGGCGTCGAGGAGATCGGCGTCCACGACCGCTTCTTCGACCTCGGCGGCCACTCGCTGCTGATGATCAAGGTGCTGGCGGCGGCCCGCGCGGCGGGCCTCGCGGTCTCCGTCTACCGCATGTACCAGCACGACACGCTGATCGACCTGGCGGCGGCGGTGGACGAGGACACGGCGGCGGGGGCCCGCGCGGGCGGTTCGCAGTCGGCCGACGCGGAGTCGGCCACGAGCGGCGCCGCCGCCGAAACACAGGCCTCGGCCGGCACGGCACCGGCCTCTTCGGCGGAGGCTGGCGGGTCTCCGGCGGAGGCTGCCGGGTCTGCTGTGGGTGCCGTCTCGGCTGGGGGCGCTCGTGCCTCCGGTGCTGCGGGCTCCTCCGGGGAGGCTGTCGCCCCCGCTGCGGTTGCTGCGGGCTCTTCCGGGGAGGCTGTGGTCTTCACCGCTGCCGCTGCCGCTCCCGGCGTCCCCACTCCCGCTCCCGGCGTGGACGCCGCCGCCCCCACCGTCGCCGTCTCCGCCGAGTTGCTTGCCGCTCTGTTGGAGCAGGCCGCCGGGGGTGACCCGGGGCGGGCGGGGAGCGGGGTGGTGCCCGAGGCCGCCGCGTTGCTCGGGGCCGCGCGCCGGGAGGCGCCCGGGGTGCGGGGCGAGGACCGGGATCCGCTCGCCGAGGGGCTCACGGCCGCCATGGCCGAGCGTCATGTGCCGGGCGTCGCCCTCGCCGTCATCCGCGACGGCGCGGTCGCCGAACTGCGCGGCCACGGCACCCTCGAGGCCGGCGGCAGCGACCCGGTGACCGAGCGCACCCTCTTCCAGGTCGGCTCCATCAGCAAGCACCTGACCGCGTTCGCGGTCCTGCGTCTCGTCCACGAGGGCCTCATCGACCTGGACGCCGACATCGACGGCTACCTCACCTCCTGGCACCTGGCCGACGACCCGGCAGCGCCGGGCACCGTCACCGTGCGCACGCTGCTCGGCCACCGCGCCGGTCTCGCCCGGCACCGCAGCGTCGGGTTCCGCCCCGGCGAACAGCTGCCCACCCTCCTGGACCTCCTGGAGGGCAGGCCCCCGGTGACCACCCCGCGCGTACGGCGGGAACTGCCGCCCGGCGAGGTGTTCCGCAAGAGCAGCACGCACTACTGGGTGCTCCAGCAGGTGCTGGAGGACGTCACGGGCGAGCCCTTCGAGACGCTGATGCGCCGGCTGGTCCTCGACCCGCTCGGCCTCGCCGACACCAGCTTCGACCAGGAACACCCGCGCACCGCGGGCCTGCCCGTCGCACTCGGGCACGACGCCCACGGCACCCCGCTGAGCGGCGGCTGGCGCGAGCGGGCCCACCTGGCGGCCGCCGGCCTGTGGACCACGGCGGGCGACGCCGCCCGCTTCGTACTCGCCGTACGGGACGCCCTCCTGGGCGCACCGGGGGCCCTCGTCCCGCAGGCCCTGGCCCGGGAACTGCTCGCGGGCGAGACCGGCACCTTCTACGGGCTCGGCACCATCGTCGACGACACCGGCGACGACCTGGAGTTCGGCCACGGCGGCGAACCCTCGGGCTACTGGAACATGGCGATCAGCCGGATGCACGGCGGCACCGGGTTCGTCGCGCTCACCAACGCCGACTCCGGCAAGGCCGTCGTCAAGTACCTCACCGCCGAACTCGGCCGCAGGGACGCGACGTTCGGCAGCGGCCGGCTCGCCGCCGACTGGCGTCGCGAGGACCCGGCAGGCGCGCTCCCGGCGGTGCTCGCCCCCGTCGTCACGGACGAGGAGCGCGCATGA